A single region of the Pseudomonas sp. VD-NE ins genome encodes:
- a CDS encoding phosphate-starvation-inducible protein PsiE, with the protein MKINWAEKLRQNVHQLAESLGNLFVETFHYLALFAIGAVTAWAAVMEFLGMLEEGHIKIDDILLLFIYLELGAMVGIYFKTNHMPVRFLIYVAITALTRLLISNVSHHNPPDMGIIYLCGGILLLAFSILVVRYASSQFPSVKIEKPQRKLGAGSSEHPEVEKGEL; encoded by the coding sequence GTGAAAATAAACTGGGCCGAGAAACTGCGGCAAAACGTGCATCAACTGGCCGAGTCCCTGGGCAACCTGTTCGTCGAGACCTTCCACTATCTGGCGCTGTTCGCCATCGGTGCGGTGACGGCGTGGGCGGCGGTGATGGAGTTTCTCGGGATGCTCGAGGAAGGCCACATCAAGATCGATGACATTCTGCTGCTGTTCATCTATCTCGAATTGGGGGCGATGGTCGGGATCTACTTCAAGACCAACCACATGCCGGTGCGCTTCCTGATCTACGTGGCGATCACCGCGCTGACCCGTCTGCTGATCTCCAACGTCTCGCACCACAACCCGCCGGACATGGGCATCATTTACCTGTGCGGCGGGATTCTGCTGCTGGCGTTCTCGATTCTGGTGGTGCGTTACGCCTCGTCACAATTTCCTTCGGTTAAGATCGAGAAACCGCAGCGCAAACTCGGCGCCGGTTCCAGCGAGCATCCGGAAGTCGAGAAGGGCGAGCTTTAA
- a CDS encoding DUF3509 domain-containing protein: MDNPFQIITDAFAPDYQINLSIQGLDGSIMLTLSNSGRIVAKRMISAEQRNDPARLKRLVQSIQFGIAIEQGHSAMAILEAMTSGAGLTPPPPRVNGQPGQVAGL; this comes from the coding sequence ATGGACAATCCTTTTCAGATCATTACCGATGCCTTCGCGCCGGACTATCAGATCAACTTGAGCATTCAGGGTCTGGACGGCAGCATCATGCTGACCCTGTCCAACAGCGGCCGAATCGTCGCCAAACGCATGATCAGCGCCGAGCAGCGCAACGATCCCGCGCGGCTCAAACGGCTGGTGCAAAGCATTCAATTCGGCATAGCCATCGAGCAAGGCCACAGCGCCATGGCAATCCTCGAAGCCATGACCAGCGGCGCCGGGCTGACCCCGCCACCGCCACGCGTCAACGGCCAGCCCGGACAAGTGGCCGGGCTTTAA
- a CDS encoding serine/threonine transporter, with protein sequence MTDVRTPAAENPAVDRTLNTETAHKGWSKFDTTWMLGLYGTAIGAGTLFLPINAGVGGFWPLLILAVLAFPMTFFAHRGLTRFVLSGRSGDITEVVEEHFGIGAGKLITLLYFFAIFPILLVYSVALTNTLSSFLEHQLHIAPPPRAILSLALILGLMAIVRCGQSVIVKAMSVLVYPFVAALLLLALSLIPNWNGAFFASAQEAMPMSAFFKTMWLAIPVMVFSFNHSPIISAFAVEQKQRYGEQAERKSSGILAMAHGMMVVTVMFFCFSCVLALSPADLAAAKAQNISILSYLANHFQTPVIAYAAPLIALVAITKSFLGHYIGASEGFQGMIVKSLRSRGRVMSASWLNRATAMFMILSCWAVATFNPSILGMIETLGGPVIACLLFLMPMYAIRRVPALRQYSGQVSNVFVVLIGLIALSAIIYSVLP encoded by the coding sequence ATGACCGATGTACGTACACCTGCTGCCGAAAATCCCGCGGTGGACCGCACACTCAACACAGAAACGGCCCACAAGGGCTGGAGCAAATTCGACACTACCTGGATGCTTGGCCTGTATGGCACCGCGATCGGTGCCGGTACATTGTTTCTGCCAATCAACGCCGGTGTCGGCGGTTTTTGGCCGTTGCTGATTCTGGCTGTACTTGCCTTCCCGATGACGTTTTTTGCCCACCGGGGCCTGACCCGTTTTGTGTTGTCCGGGCGCTCCGGGGACATCACCGAAGTGGTCGAAGAACACTTCGGCATCGGCGCCGGCAAACTGATCACGCTGCTGTATTTTTTCGCGATCTTCCCGATCCTGCTGGTCTACAGCGTGGCGCTGACCAACACCCTGAGCAGCTTTCTCGAACACCAATTGCACATCGCCCCGCCGCCTCGGGCGATCCTTTCGCTGGCGCTGATCCTCGGTTTGATGGCGATTGTGCGCTGCGGCCAAAGCGTCATCGTCAAAGCCATGAGCGTGCTTGTTTATCCGTTTGTTGCCGCGTTGCTGTTGCTTGCACTCAGCCTGATTCCAAACTGGAATGGTGCGTTTTTCGCCAGCGCCCAAGAAGCCATGCCAATGTCCGCTTTCTTCAAGACAATGTGGCTGGCGATTCCGGTGATGGTGTTTTCGTTCAACCATTCGCCGATCATTTCCGCGTTCGCGGTTGAGCAGAAACAACGCTACGGCGAGCAGGCCGAACGCAAGAGCAGCGGCATCCTCGCCATGGCCCACGGCATGATGGTGGTGACGGTAATGTTCTTCTGCTTCAGTTGCGTGCTGGCGTTGTCGCCGGCGGATCTGGCAGCGGCCAAGGCGCAGAACATTTCGATCCTGTCGTACCTGGCCAACCACTTCCAGACCCCGGTCATCGCTTACGCCGCGCCGTTGATTGCGCTGGTGGCGATCACCAAATCCTTCCTCGGCCATTACATCGGTGCCAGCGAAGGCTTCCAGGGCATGATCGTGAAAAGCCTGCGCAGCCGTGGCCGGGTCATGTCAGCGAGCTGGCTGAACCGCGCGACCGCCATGTTCATGATCCTCAGCTGCTGGGCCGTGGCGACCTTCAACCCGAGCATCCTCGGCATGATCGAAACCCTCGGCGGGCCGGTGATTGCCTGCCTGTTGTTCCTGATGCCGATGTACGCCATCCGCCGCGTGCCGGCCTTGCGCCAGTATTCAGGGCAGGTGTCCAACGTGTTTGTGGTGCTGATCGGCCTGATTGCACTGTCAGCGATCATCTACTCGGTTCTGCCCTGA
- a CDS encoding L-serine ammonia-lyase, translating to MAISVFDLFKVGIGPSSSHTVGPMRAAATFAQALIDQRLLNDVRRVEIRLYGSLSATGVGHATDRATVMGLMGEWPDSIDPATIDPRIQQLRESGQLSLAGQREIAFDWQRDLLLLDESLPYHPNAMSLTALGETTELFEQTYYSIGGGFIIEAAEAESGVAPAGDVVLPYDFSSAAELLSLCKQHNLRVSELMMANERAWRTDAEIRQGLLHIWSVMRECVEQGLRHEGILPGGLNVPRRAAKLHRSLLEIGKPNVISSTLSAMEWVNLFALAVNEENAAGGRMVTAPTNGAAGIIPAVLHYYMKFNPDASDDDVVAFFLGAAAVGILCKKNASISGAEVGCQGEVGSACAMAAAGLADVLGATPEQLENAAEIGLEHNLGLTCDPVGGLVQVPCIERNAIAAVKAINATQMALRGDGKHFISLDRVIRTMRDTGADMHDKYKETSRGGLAVSWVEC from the coding sequence ATGGCTATCAGTGTTTTCGATCTATTCAAAGTCGGTATCGGTCCGTCCAGTTCCCACACCGTCGGTCCGATGCGCGCGGCAGCGACCTTCGCTCAGGCGCTGATTGATCAACGTTTATTGAACGATGTGCGCCGTGTGGAAATCCGTTTATACGGCTCACTGTCGGCCACCGGCGTCGGGCACGCCACCGACCGAGCCACGGTCATGGGCCTGATGGGCGAATGGCCGGACAGCATCGATCCGGCGACCATCGATCCACGTATCCAGCAACTACGCGAGTCAGGCCAACTGTCCCTCGCCGGTCAGAGAGAAATTGCCTTCGACTGGCAACGTGATCTCCTGCTGCTGGACGAGAGCCTGCCCTACCACCCCAACGCCATGTCCCTGACAGCCCTTGGCGAAACCACCGAGTTGTTCGAGCAGACGTACTACTCGATTGGCGGCGGTTTCATCATCGAAGCGGCAGAAGCGGAGTCCGGTGTCGCACCGGCCGGCGATGTGGTGTTGCCGTACGATTTCTCCAGCGCCGCCGAACTGCTGTCGCTGTGTAAACAGCACAACCTGCGCGTGTCCGAACTGATGATGGCCAACGAGCGCGCGTGGCGTACCGACGCGGAGATCCGTCAGGGTCTGCTGCACATCTGGTCGGTGATGCGCGAATGCGTCGAACAAGGCCTGCGCCACGAGGGGATTCTGCCCGGTGGTCTGAACGTGCCGCGCCGCGCCGCGAAATTGCATCGCAGCCTGTTGGAGATCGGCAAGCCGAACGTGATCAGTTCGACGCTGTCGGCAATGGAATGGGTCAACCTGTTCGCCCTCGCCGTCAACGAAGAAAACGCGGCCGGCGGGCGCATGGTCACCGCGCCGACCAACGGTGCAGCCGGGATCATCCCGGCCGTTCTGCACTACTACATGAAATTCAATCCGGACGCGTCTGACGATGATGTCGTCGCTTTCTTCCTCGGCGCGGCCGCCGTCGGCATTCTCTGTAAGAAGAATGCCTCGATCTCCGGCGCCGAAGTCGGCTGTCAGGGTGAAGTCGGTTCGGCCTGCGCGATGGCCGCTGCCGGCCTCGCTGATGTGCTCGGCGCCACTCCGGAACAACTGGAAAACGCCGCCGAAATCGGCCTGGAACACAACCTTGGCCTGACCTGCGACCCGGTCGGTGGCCTCGTGCAAGTGCCGTGCATCGAGCGCAACGCCATCGCCGCCGTGAAAGCGATCAACGCCACGCAAATGGCCCTGCGCGGCGACGGCAAACACTTCATTTCCCTCGACCGGGTAATCCGCACCATGCGCGATACCGGCGCCGATATGCACGACAAATACAAAGAGACTTCACGGGGTGGCCTGGCCGTGAGCTGGGTGGAATGCTGA
- a CDS encoding LysR substrate-binding domain-containing protein, with the protein MSRQLHAQTYVWLQVFSCAARHLSFTRCAEELHITPGAVSQQIRQLEERLGFRLFHRRARGVELSAEGQRLAITVNEAYGSIDAELRRLDAGMISGILRVRSIPSFLSKWLTPRLPRLQQRYPDIQLRLVAEDSSVPLHEGDFDLAIDLNDGSYPGLLSTALLDEQIFPVCAPSLLRGRPPLHGPADLVHFPLLHDITAWRGSYEYAEWEFYLNAIGFEGADVRRGHTFNRNHLTIEAAIAGMGVAIARRTLLNDELERGTLIVPFGLSVPNHKRYVLLYAPGALSHPGVRAVHDWLVEEAGIFRSLHPLNDGQL; encoded by the coding sequence ATGAGTCGTCAATTGCATGCCCAGACCTATGTCTGGCTGCAGGTGTTTTCCTGTGCCGCACGGCACCTGTCGTTCACCCGTTGTGCCGAAGAACTGCACATCACCCCGGGGGCGGTCAGCCAGCAGATTCGCCAACTGGAAGAACGCCTCGGCTTTCGCCTATTTCATCGGCGCGCGCGCGGTGTCGAGCTAAGCGCGGAGGGGCAGCGGCTGGCCATTACCGTCAACGAGGCGTACGGCAGCATCGATGCCGAATTGCGTCGACTTGATGCCGGAATGATCAGCGGGATTTTGCGCGTGCGCTCGATTCCGTCGTTCCTCAGCAAGTGGCTGACGCCGCGTTTGCCACGCTTGCAACAACGCTATCCGGATATTCAGCTACGGCTGGTCGCCGAGGACAGCAGCGTGCCATTGCACGAGGGTGACTTTGATTTGGCGATCGATTTGAACGACGGCAGTTATCCGGGATTGTTATCCACAGCCTTGCTCGACGAGCAGATTTTCCCGGTGTGTGCGCCGAGTTTGCTGCGCGGGCGACCGCCACTGCATGGGCCGGCGGATCTGGTGCATTTTCCGCTGTTGCACGACATCACCGCCTGGCGTGGCAGTTATGAATACGCAGAGTGGGAATTCTACTTAAACGCGATCGGCTTCGAGGGTGCCGACGTACGGCGCGGACACACGTTCAATCGCAATCACCTGACCATCGAAGCGGCGATCGCCGGCATGGGCGTGGCGATTGCCCGCCGCACGTTGCTTAACGATGAGCTGGAGCGGGGGACGTTGATTGTGCCGTTCGGCCTGTCGGTGCCCAATCACAAACGCTATGTGTTGCTGTATGCGCCGGGGGCGTTGAGCCATCCGGGCGTGCGGGCTGTGCATGATTGGCTGGTCGAGGAGGCGGGGATATTTCGTAGCTTGCACCCGTTGAATGACGGGCAATTGTGA
- a CDS encoding HPF/RaiA family ribosome-associated protein has translation MQIQVNSDNHIQSSQRLEEWVRTTIESTLERYEEDLTRVEVHLSDENGDKPGPHDLRCQLEARPKGHQPISVTHKADSLELAIDGAAEKLEHALEHLFGKLRGKPRAAVVPFSKANDALLEEEFLENEQAAINS, from the coding sequence ATGCAAATCCAAGTCAACAGCGATAACCATATTCAAAGTAGTCAACGACTGGAGGAGTGGGTACGTACAACCATTGAGAGCACGCTCGAACGTTATGAAGAAGACCTGACCCGTGTCGAAGTCCACCTGAGCGACGAGAACGGTGACAAACCAGGTCCCCATGACTTGCGCTGCCAACTGGAAGCGCGGCCAAAAGGCCATCAACCGATTTCCGTGACCCACAAGGCCGATTCGCTGGAACTGGCGATCGACGGCGCTGCCGAAAAACTCGAGCACGCACTGGAGCACCTGTTTGGCAAACTGCGAGGTAAACCACGCGCCGCTGTGGTGCCATTTAGCAAGGCGAATGATGCTCTGCTGGAGGAAGAATTCCTTGAGAATGAACAGGCAGCGATCAACAGTTGA
- a CDS encoding endonuclease domain-containing protein, giving the protein MQTRPTLAQFARHLRVNQTDCEHLLWQKLRSRQIANLKFRRQFPCPPYVLDFYCAELKLAIELDGGQHYETRKVIHDQRRTHYLNQKGIEVVRFSNLEVAQQMDDVLEQIIRIAANRKMPSP; this is encoded by the coding sequence ATGCAAACTCGCCCCACCCTCGCTCAGTTCGCCCGCCATCTACGTGTTAATCAAACCGACTGCGAACACCTGCTCTGGCAAAAGCTCCGCTCCCGCCAAATCGCCAATCTGAAATTTCGTCGACAGTTTCCCTGTCCGCCTTACGTGCTGGATTTTTACTGCGCCGAGCTGAAGTTGGCGATAGAGTTGGACGGCGGTCAGCACTATGAAACGCGGAAAGTGATTCATGATCAGCGACGGACGCACTATCTGAATCAAAAGGGAATTGAAGTCGTGCGTTTCAGTAATCTTGAGGTGGCTCAGCAGATGGATGACGTACTGGAGCAGATCATAAGAATTGCGGCGAATCGAAAAATGCCCTCACCCTAA